One part of the Microbulbifer sp. THAF38 genome encodes these proteins:
- the hemW gene encoding radical SAM family heme chaperone HemW: MPNSNCGLQLPPLSLYVHIPWCVRKCPYCDFNSHQASRDHTDTEYALPQADYVAQLRRDLISQLPWVQGRKLQSIFFGGGTPSLFSPEAIGQILAMAEELVGFSENIEITLEANPGTFEQAKFTGYRAAGVNRLSIGVQSFDNSQLHNLGRIHSGEEASGALRMARRAGFDNINLDLMHGLPGQTEAEALEDLQRAVSLAPEHISWYQLTIEPNTAFYSAPPSTPGSQLIASMQSQGREFLASEGYFRYEVSAYSGRGLESRHNLNYWGFGDYLGIGAGAHGKVSLPAEGRILRSRRTRTPRDYLSIGLQGEELLHRALSEPHTDPIEASDMPLEFLMNALRLVEGVPVGTFERYTGLSLEVLERHWSGLMAMDLVQPLETRIAASTFGFDYLDEILQRFLEQA; the protein is encoded by the coding sequence TTGCCAAATAGTAACTGCGGTCTGCAGTTGCCGCCACTCAGCCTCTACGTGCATATCCCCTGGTGTGTGCGCAAATGTCCCTACTGTGACTTCAATTCCCATCAGGCCTCTAGGGATCACACGGATACGGAATATGCTCTACCGCAGGCGGACTATGTGGCACAGTTGCGCCGTGATTTGATCAGCCAGCTGCCTTGGGTACAGGGGCGCAAGCTCCAGTCTATTTTCTTTGGTGGTGGTACCCCGAGCCTGTTCTCTCCAGAGGCGATCGGCCAAATCCTTGCGATGGCCGAGGAGTTGGTGGGTTTCAGCGAAAATATTGAAATTACCCTGGAGGCAAACCCAGGCACTTTCGAGCAGGCAAAGTTCACCGGCTATCGAGCTGCAGGGGTCAACCGACTTTCGATTGGTGTGCAGAGTTTTGACAATAGCCAGTTGCACAACCTGGGCCGTATCCACAGTGGCGAAGAGGCCAGTGGGGCCCTACGGATGGCACGGCGGGCCGGCTTCGACAATATCAACCTCGATCTCATGCACGGTCTACCCGGGCAGACTGAAGCCGAGGCACTGGAGGACCTTCAGCGCGCAGTCTCCCTGGCGCCGGAGCATATCTCCTGGTATCAATTGACCATTGAACCCAATACGGCGTTCTACAGCGCCCCTCCCTCGACACCGGGATCACAGCTGATTGCCAGTATGCAGAGCCAAGGTCGCGAATTCCTGGCTTCGGAGGGATATTTTCGCTATGAGGTGTCCGCCTATAGTGGCAGGGGTTTGGAGTCGCGCCACAACCTCAACTATTGGGGCTTTGGCGATTATCTGGGCATCGGTGCGGGGGCCCACGGCAAGGTCAGTTTGCCTGCAGAGGGCCGGATACTGCGCAGTCGACGCACGCGCACTCCAAGAGATTACTTATCGATCGGGCTCCAGGGGGAAGAGCTGCTACACCGGGCACTGTCTGAACCCCATACTGATCCGATCGAAGCCAGCGATATGCCCCTGGAATTCCTGATGAACGCCCTTCGCCTGGTGGAGGGCGTTCCGGTGGGTACTTTTGAGCGCTATACCGGCCTATCATTGGAGGTCTTAGAGCGTCACTGGTCGGGCCTGATGGCCATGGACCTAGTACAGCCACTGGAAACGCGCATCGCTGCCAGCACTTTTGGATTTGACTATCTTGATGAGATTCTACAGCGCTTTTTGGAACAGGCCTGA
- the trxA gene encoding thioredoxin TrxA produces MSEHAIINVTDAEFEAEVLKAEGPVLVDFWAQWCGPCKMIAPVLEDLAGHYGEKLKIVKVDVDANKETPAKYNVRGIPTLLLFKGGNVEGTKVGALSRAQLTEFIDSQL; encoded by the coding sequence ATGAGCGAGCACGCAATCATCAACGTAACCGACGCTGAGTTCGAAGCTGAGGTCCTCAAAGCTGAAGGCCCAGTGCTGGTGGACTTTTGGGCGCAATGGTGCGGCCCGTGCAAAATGATCGCTCCGGTCCTGGAAGACCTCGCGGGTCACTATGGCGAAAAGCTGAAAATCGTCAAAGTTGACGTGGATGCCAACAAGGAAACCCCGGCGAAGTACAATGTGCGCGGTATTCCCACCCTGTTGCTGTTTAAAGGTGGCAATGTGGAAGGTACCAAGGTTGGCGCCCTGTCTCGCGCTCAGCTAACCGAGTTTATCGACAGCCAGCTGTAA